The following proteins are encoded in a genomic region of Zea mays cultivar B73 chromosome 9, Zm-B73-REFERENCE-NAM-5.0, whole genome shotgun sequence:
- the LOC103640302 gene encoding NAC domain-containing protein 2, producing MSTSHSQTHSWGETRTPESEIVDNDPPFPNPPAPAPAMMVPKKEWVDDGSDRTSDLFVDLSYDDIQGMYSGLDMLPPAGEDFYSSLFVSPRVRGNQPTGTAGLGPF from the coding sequence ATGAGCACCTCCCACTCGCAGACCCACTCGTGGGGCGAGACGCGCACGCCAGAGTCGGAGATCGTGGACAACGACCCGCCGTTCCCGAatccgccggcgccggcgccggcgatgATGGTGCCCAAGAAGGAGTGGGTGGACGACGGCAGCGACAGGACCAGCGACCTGTTCGTGGATCTCAGCTACGACGACATCCAGGGCATGTACAGCGGCCTCGACATGCTGCCGCCGGCCGGCGAGGACTTCTACTCCTCGCTCTTCGTGTCGCCCAGGGTCAGGGGGAACCAGCCCACCGGAACCGCGGGGTTGGGCCCCTTCTGA